In Bacillota bacterium, the following are encoded in one genomic region:
- a CDS encoding protease complex subunit PrcB family protein — protein MHKDAGLGWNKMKKLWDRMGLLDKWRGIPMKWRITGSLALVVALLVVLSVTAFGGSEPMIEDKLDCLPDGDIPPQLLLWLDANRAQSGYNAFLVDGAIYLTVRAGEKPTGGYRVELGDLDYTDTGVKVSVEFVAPKPWDMVTQVISYPHAVIACGSAGDIPETALFVNPQGAVLATVSVEELPVGEVEDEEEGEEDGDDSEPID, from the coding sequence ATGCACAAAGATGCTGGACTGGGGTGGAACAAGATGAAGAAACTTTGGGACAGAATGGGATTGCTGGATAAATGGCGGGGAATTCCTATGAAGTGGAGAATTACCGGGAGTTTAGCACTGGTTGTGGCTCTTTTGGTTGTATTGAGTGTTACAGCCTTCGGTGGGAGTGAGCCAATGATTGAAGATAAGTTAGATTGTTTGCCCGACGGTGATATTCCTCCCCAACTCTTGCTTTGGTTGGACGCTAACCGAGCTCAGTCAGGATATAACGCTTTTTTGGTTGATGGTGCGATATACCTGACGGTGAGGGCCGGAGAAAAGCCAACAGGTGGCTATCGCGTGGAGCTGGGCGACTTGGATTATACCGACACCGGTGTTAAGGTCAGTGTGGAGTTTGTTGCTCCCAAACCTTGGGATATGGTTACCCAGGTTATCAGTTACCCCCACGCAGTGATTGCCTGTGGTTCGGCAGGGGACATTCCCGAGACGGCGCTGTTTGTGAATCCTCAGGGGGCTGTGCTTGCCACTGTCTCTGTAGAGGAGCTGCCGGTTGGCGAAGTAGAGGATGAAGAGGAAGGCGAGGAAGATGGCGATGATTCTGAGCCTATTGACTAA
- a CDS encoding ABC transporter permease: protein MRSSSTLSHLSALLSRWSGEVVEERMTERGVEQELLNPLAITRRNMASEERMGGMFMAMIVPMMLVMWAILGGMYTAIDVAAGEKERLTLEALLISPISRFQLVFGKFLAVVVTSVGAALISLTSMFVSVQVIAPALAGENSEVLTEVAMNIGAAQFFLLLVVAVLTAGWASPIEIALSVYARSFKEAQTYLSPLSIIVVIPAVMTQMVEVEAASVWYYVLQSSMPSLPLRNCYWVLSIGKTWPWWPAALCSILSSLWP, encoded by the coding sequence ATGCGTTCCAGCAGCACCCTCTCCCACCTCTCGGCCCTGCTCAGCAGGTGGTCCGGAGAAGTTGTTGAAGAGCGGATGACGGAACGTGGTGTCGAGCAGGAGTTGCTTAACCCGCTGGCAATTACACGCCGCAACATGGCGTCGGAAGAACGGATGGGCGGCATGTTTATGGCAATGATTGTGCCGATGATGCTGGTGATGTGGGCGATTCTAGGTGGTATGTACACCGCAATTGATGTTGCCGCCGGTGAAAAGGAGCGTCTGACCTTAGAGGCCTTGTTGATCAGTCCGATAAGTAGGTTCCAATTGGTGTTTGGTAAATTCCTTGCCGTGGTTGTCACTTCTGTGGGGGCAGCGTTGATTTCACTCACTTCGATGTTTGTCAGTGTCCAGGTTATTGCCCCGGCATTAGCTGGTGAAAACAGTGAAGTCTTGACTGAGGTGGCGATGAATATCGGCGCGGCGCAGTTTTTCCTGCTCTTGGTTGTGGCCGTGCTCACTGCCGGTTGGGCCAGCCCTATCGAGATTGCCCTCAGCGTTTATGCCCGCAGCTTTAAGGAGGCCCAGACATACTTGTCGCCGCTCTCAATCATTGTTGTCATTCCGGCGGTAATGACCCAGATGGTTGAAGTGGAGGCAGCTTCGGTATGGTATTATGTCTTGCAATCTTCAATGCCATCTTTGCCACTAAGGAACTGTTACTGGGTATTGTCAATTGGCAAAACCTGGCCCTGGTGGCCGGCAGCTCTCTGTTCTATATTGTCATCTCTCTGGCCGTGA
- the ychF gene encoding redox-regulated ATPase YchF, giving the protein MLTSGIVGLPMSGKTTLFNLLTNTEPSENNRAPVTAMATVPDPRVDKLSALYQPKKTTYGQIQLTDVAGLSEGAGKSAAFLDAIRMSQALVHVVRGFSGDFPHPLGSIDLVRDFNIVNNELLLADMALVEKRLEKIKTSGKIKGPQKEQLPVLEKCLEHLMEEKPMTALALSEAERETLQGLIFFTDKPQLVVVNLDDADLGKDLPGIVELTQLVEEQGWQILTLSAQIEVEIAQLSAEEQATFMEDLGINEPGTALVARQAYKLLGLITFFTVGKDEVRAWELRQGRTAVDAAGTIHSDLARGFIRADVMKTTDLLKLGSEAAVKEKGLSQLVGKDYIVEDGDIVHIRFNV; this is encoded by the coding sequence ATGTTAACCAGTGGCATTGTTGGCCTGCCCATGTCAGGCAAGACCACACTCTTCAATCTGCTTACCAACACCGAACCAAGCGAAAATAACCGGGCGCCGGTGACAGCTATGGCCACCGTCCCGGACCCCAGGGTGGACAAACTGAGCGCCCTCTACCAACCCAAGAAGACCACCTATGGCCAGATTCAACTCACCGATGTGGCCGGACTAAGTGAAGGGGCCGGAAAATCGGCTGCTTTCCTCGATGCAATTCGCATGTCCCAGGCCCTGGTCCATGTGGTCCGTGGCTTTTCCGGTGACTTTCCCCACCCCCTGGGCTCAATCGATTTGGTGCGGGATTTCAATATTGTTAATAATGAACTACTACTGGCAGATATGGCCCTGGTGGAAAAACGCCTGGAAAAAATCAAAACCAGCGGTAAAATCAAGGGCCCGCAAAAAGAACAGTTGCCCGTCCTGGAGAAATGCCTGGAACACCTGATGGAAGAAAAGCCGATGACTGCGCTTGCATTAAGTGAAGCAGAACGGGAAACCCTCCAGGGTTTAATCTTCTTCACCGACAAGCCCCAACTGGTGGTGGTCAATCTCGATGATGCAGACCTGGGCAAAGATTTACCCGGAATTGTAGAACTCACCCAGCTTGTTGAGGAACAGGGTTGGCAAATTCTCACCCTCTCGGCCCAGATCGAAGTGGAAATCGCCCAACTGAGCGCCGAAGAGCAAGCTACCTTCATGGAAGACCTGGGCATTAACGAACCCGGCACTGCTCTGGTCGCCCGACAGGCCTATAAACTCCTGGGCCTAATCACCTTCTTTACGGTGGGCAAAGACGAAGTGCGGGCCTGGGAACTGCGTCAGGGACGCACCGCTGTCGACGCCGCTGGCACAATCCACTCCGACCTGGCCCGAGGGTTTATCCGCGCTGACGTGATGAAGACAACAGACCTCCTGAAGCTGGGGAGCGAAGCCGCCGTCAAGGAAAAGGGGCTTTCGCAGCTGGTGGGCAAGGATTACATCGTCGAGGACGGCGACATCGTCCACATCAGATTCAACGTATAA
- a CDS encoding hemerythrin domain-containing protein, whose protein sequence is MGRPTMPLVNIGSSPLETQYIPNSNISQLAITDNRNRKLSQGENLSEVMKMNKQMIATLTAEHLATLEMLDKLEGSLERIRAGQSLDGVREQLLEFSQFMEQTRNQHFSQEEESLYPKLVKDDPQRQADVDNMVNEHRTIEQAHNSLKEELLGDNPSPEIIVDNCSVLAEKLEQHIQREHDALSKFK, encoded by the coding sequence ATGGGCAGGCCAACAATGCCACTGGTTAACATCGGTTCATCTCCTTTAGAAACGCAATATATTCCAAACTCAAATATATCACAGCTAGCTATTACAGACAATCGGAATAGGAAGCTGAGCCAGGGGGAGAATTTAAGTGAGGTGATGAAAATGAACAAACAAATGATTGCAACTCTAACCGCTGAACACTTGGCAACTTTGGAGATGTTGGACAAACTGGAAGGCAGTCTGGAACGGATCCGTGCCGGCCAAAGCTTGGATGGGGTGCGGGAGCAATTGCTGGAGTTTTCTCAGTTCATGGAGCAGACCCGCAACCAGCATTTCTCCCAGGAAGAAGAAAGTCTATATCCTAAGTTGGTAAAAGACGACCCCCAGCGTCAGGCAGATGTGGACAACATGGTGAATGAGCATCGGACAATTGAGCAGGCTCATAACAGTCTGAAAGAGGAGCTGTTGGGCGACAACCCTTCGCCGGAAATCATTGTTGATAATTGCTCGGTCTTGGCGGAAAAACTTGAGCAACATATTCAGCGTGAGCATGATGCCCTTTCTAAATTTAAATAA
- a CDS encoding F420-0--gamma-glutamyl ligase — protein sequence MSEGSGRTLAVGQTFETDIESQGKKYKRILVKTHFINEGENLGQVIRQYVEPVYQHGDTVVISEKCAATARGLAVDQSTIKPGWWAQRLYKFVKPTQHGRGIGTPEKMQVAIELAGLWRILLAAFVAALTRPLGLKGWFYRIAGDAVRSIDGQSGGPDGPFWTKVILPLPDANQVARELAAACDYPVVVADINDIGGSIKGWSDSGLKKQDFADILRDNPMGQENAQTPLAVIRSLG from the coding sequence ATGAGCGAAGGCAGTGGCAGGACGCTGGCAGTTGGACAGACTTTCGAAACAGACATAGAGAGTCAGGGAAAAAAATACAAACGAATCTTAGTCAAAACACATTTTATCAATGAAGGTGAAAATTTAGGTCAAGTTATTCGCCAATATGTTGAACCTGTCTATCAACATGGGGACACTGTGGTGATTAGCGAAAAATGCGCCGCCACCGCCCGGGGCCTGGCTGTGGATCAATCCACAATCAAACCAGGGTGGTGGGCCCAGAGGCTCTATAAATTTGTCAAGCCAACTCAACATGGCCGGGGTATCGGCACCCCGGAGAAGATGCAGGTGGCGATTGAGCTTGCCGGTCTCTGGCGAATTTTATTGGCTGCATTCGTGGCCGCCCTCACCCGCCCCCTTGGCCTCAAAGGCTGGTTTTATCGGATTGCCGGTGATGCGGTCCGTTCCATCGACGGACAGAGCGGCGGTCCTGATGGTCCCTTTTGGACCAAGGTTATCCTGCCTCTGCCCGATGCCAATCAGGTAGCCCGGGAGCTAGCCGCTGCCTGTGATTATCCGGTTGTGGTGGCAGACATTAATGATATTGGCGGCAGCATTAAAGGTTGGTCTGATTCCGGGCTGAAAAAGCAGGATTTTGCCGACATTCTCCGGGACAACCCAATGGGCCAGGAAAATGCCCAGACGCCGTTGGCAGTGATTCGTTCGCTGGGCTAA
- the nadE gene encoding NAD(+) synthase: MKRVLVSACLLGEKCKYNGGDNYSTAVVRFLEDKEVLAICPEEAGGLPTPRPASEIYCGSGEDVLAGQSRVLTREGADVTTAFITGAKHAVCKARELNAEAALLKERSPSCGVRQIYDGSFSGTAGRGQGVTAAALAREGLELFSEEYLPWEGLAVDYGLVTEKIVSWLREKVAEAKCRGAVVGLSGGIDSAVTAALIKRAFGSECLAAIMPIESSSVDLEDAWAVARKLEIETTVIDLEAAYRSLVTAAEPGGLELGPDNLALANVKPRLRMTTLYYLAARNNYLVAGTGNKSELFTGFFTKYGDGGVDLEPIGDLVKIQVQELARHLGIPEQVISKTPSAGLWPGQTDEGELGFTYAQLDEYILTGATDPEAEPKIRDLNSKVQHKLTQPPICYL, translated from the coding sequence ATGAAACGGGTTTTGGTCAGCGCCTGTCTGTTGGGCGAGAAATGCAAATATAATGGTGGCGATAACTATAGCACCGCTGTTGTCCGGTTTTTAGAGGATAAGGAAGTGCTTGCTATTTGTCCCGAGGAGGCCGGTGGCCTCCCCACGCCCCGACCGGCGTCAGAAATCTATTGCGGCAGCGGTGAAGATGTTCTTGCTGGACAGAGCCGGGTGTTGACCCGGGAGGGAGCTGATGTAACAACGGCGTTTATCACCGGCGCTAAACACGCGGTGTGCAAAGCCCGGGAACTGAACGCAGAGGCGGCGCTTTTAAAGGAACGCAGCCCCAGTTGCGGGGTGCGGCAGATTTATGATGGCAGCTTTTCGGGCACCGCCGGCCGCGGACAGGGAGTGACCGCCGCAGCTCTAGCCCGGGAAGGTCTGGAGTTATTTAGCGAAGAGTATTTGCCTTGGGAGGGATTGGCGGTGGATTATGGTCTGGTAACGGAAAAGATCGTAAGCTGGCTCCGGGAAAAGGTCGCTGAAGCAAAGTGCCGTGGCGCTGTGGTCGGCCTCAGCGGCGGAATCGATTCCGCTGTTACAGCAGCGTTGATTAAGCGTGCTTTTGGTTCCGAATGTTTGGCAGCAATCATGCCGATTGAAAGCAGTTCAGTTGATTTGGAAGATGCCTGGGCGGTGGCCAGGAAGCTGGAGATTGAAACAACAGTTATTGACCTGGAAGCAGCCTATCGTTCACTGGTCACAGCTGCTGAGCCCGGAGGCCTAGAACTGGGTCCGGATAACCTCGCCCTTGCCAATGTCAAGCCCCGTTTGCGGATGACAACCCTTTATTACCTGGCGGCCCGGAATAATTATCTGGTGGCGGGGACTGGTAACAAGTCTGAACTTTTCACCGGCTTTTTTACAAAGTATGGCGACGGAGGCGTTGACCTCGAACCGATTGGCGATCTGGTTAAAATCCAGGTCCAGGAATTGGCTCGCCACCTCGGTATCCCGGAACAGGTAATAAGTAAAACGCCCAGTGCCGGCCTGTGGCCCGGCCAGACCGATGAGGGCGAATTGGGCTTCACGTACGCCCAGTTGGATGAATACATTCTCACTGGCGCTACCGACCCGGAAGCTGAGCCGAAAATCAGGGACCTCAATAGCAAAGTGCAACATAAACTGACCCAGCCGCCTATATGCTATCTGTAA
- a CDS encoding YebC/PmpR family DNA-binding transcriptional regulator, whose translation MAGHSKWANIKHKKARQDAARGKIFTKIARELMVAARQGGPDPEANFRLRLALQKARDANMPNDNIKRAISRGSGDSEGENYEQITYEGYGPGGIAILMDILTDNRNRTVGEIRHILSRNGGNLGESGCVAWMFNRKGLILVSRENSSLAEDELMLAALEAGAEDVRAAGEGWEVVSSPEEFETVKAELEGAGIAPAMAEITMLPDTLTKVEGELNSQLMQLIETLEEHDDVQNIYTNWDMPEDME comes from the coding sequence ATGGCAGGTCACTCCAAATGGGCCAATATCAAACATAAAAAGGCGCGGCAGGATGCAGCTCGAGGCAAGATTTTTACGAAAATTGCCCGGGAGCTGATGGTTGCTGCGCGTCAGGGCGGCCCCGATCCGGAAGCGAACTTTCGCTTGCGTCTGGCCCTGCAAAAGGCCCGGGACGCCAATATGCCAAATGACAATATTAAGCGGGCAATTAGCCGCGGTTCCGGCGATAGCGAAGGTGAGAATTACGAACAAATAACGTACGAGGGTTACGGACCCGGCGGCATTGCAATCCTTATGGACATTCTCACCGACAACCGCAACCGGACAGTGGGCGAAATCCGGCATATCCTTTCCCGAAATGGCGGCAATCTGGGGGAATCGGGCTGCGTTGCCTGGATGTTTAACCGCAAAGGACTGATACTGGTCAGCAGGGAAAATTCTTCACTGGCGGAAGATGAATTGATGCTTGCGGCACTTGAAGCTGGCGCCGAAGATGTGCGTGCGGCCGGCGAGGGGTGGGAAGTTGTCAGTAGCCCCGAAGAGTTTGAGACAGTAAAAGCAGAGCTTGAAGGTGCAGGGATTGCTCCGGCAATGGCGGAAATCACCATGCTTCCAGATACCCTCACCAAAGTCGAGGGGGAGTTGAATTCTCAACTTATGCAGCTAATCGAAACATTGGAAGAGCATGATGATGTCCAAAATATCTATACCAATTGGGATATGCCCGAAGATATGGAATAA
- a CDS encoding RNase III inhibitor has translation MHNFKKRLVVECRMGKITEQCDVDAIVNPANPQLSPGWGISGSIHAAAGPDLYQECRAAGLVSPGKAFVTEGYRLPCRRVVHCVVPVNKHACTPGKLRECFRNVLQIAEELGLESLAIPALVPGNEVARLAKEVINELATELKFVRKIRFVLIRRETLDAYRETFGPAVERNRKIS, from the coding sequence TTGCATAATTTTAAAAAGCGTTTAGTAGTTGAATGCAGAATGGGCAAAATTACGGAGCAGTGTGATGTGGACGCCATCGTCAATCCGGCCAATCCCCAACTCTCGCCAGGTTGGGGGATAAGCGGCTCAATCCACGCCGCAGCCGGTCCGGATCTCTACCAGGAGTGCCGGGCGGCCGGTCTGGTCAGTCCTGGCAAAGCCTTTGTAACGGAAGGCTACCGTCTGCCTTGCCGGCGAGTGGTACATTGTGTGGTGCCGGTGAACAAGCATGCGTGCACCCCCGGCAAGCTGCGGGAATGTTTTCGGAATGTGCTGCAGATTGCGGAAGAATTGGGTTTGGAATCGCTGGCAATTCCAGCGTTGGTTCCCGGCAATGAAGTAGCCCGGCTGGCAAAAGAAGTCATTAACGAGCTGGCCACCGAATTAAAATTCGTCCGTAAAATCCGGTTTGTCCTGATCAGGCGGGAAACGCTGGATGCCTATCGGGAGACCTTTGGTCCCGCCGTCGAAAGGAATCGCAAAATAAGTTGA
- a CDS encoding M23 family metallopeptidase: MKPSIVRNIKTITAVVSLLAVVAVLVGAAFTLYRPLYVYEVAMDGESLGYVESLDEYTEIVESVHGEAETKWGCDLIMTQELTASRELLWQPRLAPELVTAQIEHNADYITSGWALQVNGKDVVVVASQEEAEELLDAVKDEYLPTADNRELLNVEILDDVRTVRRAVEPEDLVNKEQAFNLLLAGQKEVSSYIVRRGDTLSGIASRSGVSVSQLREANPDVSGDTIQIGQVLNLETNSSQLRVKTVEELRVTETIPYTTRYQSNPDLSVRNDQVIQSGSNGSRDVVYKVERINGQEVNRTQVAVDVTRQPTDRIIMPGRGHWPQTPTGMFRFPMNTGRISSPFGASRGSRTHLGVDIAASRGTPIYAAADGRVSTRTYGSSYGYYLVIDHGNGYSTLYAHLNSFASNVSVGSRVVRGQLIGYVGSTGFSTGPHLHWEVRRNGNHVNPMSFFR; this comes from the coding sequence GTGAAACCGTCTATTGTTCGCAACATCAAAACCATAACTGCAGTGGTCTCGTTGCTGGCAGTTGTCGCCGTCCTTGTCGGCGCTGCCTTTACACTGTACAGGCCACTCTATGTTTATGAAGTGGCCATGGACGGGGAATCTCTGGGGTATGTCGAGTCCCTTGATGAGTATACCGAAATTGTGGAATCAGTGCATGGCGAGGCCGAGACCAAATGGGGCTGCGACTTGATTATGACCCAGGAGCTAACAGCATCTAGGGAACTCCTTTGGCAACCCCGGCTTGCGCCCGAGTTGGTCACGGCACAAATTGAACACAATGCTGATTATATCACCAGCGGTTGGGCATTGCAGGTAAACGGCAAGGATGTGGTGGTGGTTGCTTCCCAGGAAGAGGCCGAAGAGCTGTTGGACGCAGTGAAGGACGAATACCTTCCGACGGCAGACAACCGCGAATTGTTGAATGTAGAAATCCTCGATGATGTCCGGACAGTGCGCCGGGCGGTGGAACCCGAGGATCTGGTAAATAAAGAGCAGGCCTTTAATTTGCTTCTGGCGGGGCAAAAAGAGGTCTCATCATACATAGTGCGCCGGGGCGATACCCTATCGGGCATCGCCAGCCGCAGTGGCGTTTCTGTTTCCCAATTACGGGAGGCAAATCCCGATGTCTCTGGCGATACGATTCAAATTGGTCAGGTGTTGAATCTCGAAACAAACTCCTCCCAGTTGCGGGTTAAGACAGTGGAGGAATTGCGGGTCACCGAAACAATACCATATACCACCCGTTATCAGAGTAACCCGGATCTCTCGGTCCGAAACGATCAGGTAATCCAGTCCGGCAGCAACGGAAGCCGGGATGTGGTCTATAAAGTGGAGCGCATTAACGGGCAGGAAGTGAACCGCACCCAGGTTGCGGTGGATGTCACCCGGCAACCAACCGATCGCATCATCATGCCCGGCCGGGGACACTGGCCCCAGACGCCCACCGGCATGTTCCGCTTTCCTATGAACACCGGACGCATTTCCAGTCCCTTTGGTGCATCCCGGGGCTCCCGGACGCATCTGGGCGTTGATATTGCCGCCTCCCGGGGCACACCGATTTACGCGGCCGCCGATGGGAGAGTGAGCACAAGAACATACGGATCATCCTACGGTTATTACCTTGTTATCGACCACGGCAACGGCTACTCAACCCTCTATGCCCACCTTAACAGCTTCGCCAGCAATGTTTCCGTGGGTTCCCGGGTTGTCCGGGGGCAGCTGATTGGCTATGTGGGCAGCACCGGTTTTAGCACCGGGCCCCATCTCCACTGGGAAGTGCGCCGCAATGGCAATCATGTCAATCCCATGAGTTTCTTCCGTTAA
- a CDS encoding TldD/PmbA family protein has product MLSKEQLYAIIDTVVAAAKGYNAQVLVMNQAEGLTRFANSEIHQNVHEDKTEVTIIITTANKRSEIKTSLFSETGLQEATAEAIANLKFLPEGDEQPPLVDSPAEITADSFNPQLEAACGIEERAQKVKECLDTLDSDYLAYGALTYAEHQIAVGNSLGIRRFARGNNANFSVIVAGPKGSGYGETMANTPEDFEYQRAFATACEKARLNQNPEELTPGAYTVILEPVAVGDLMTFISYLGFSGKSVLNQFSFLTGKLGEQVFDPRVTIVDDCENPNTLQLPFDFEGAPRQQVKLIEQGVAKALTYDMASARLAGTETTGHSVNMPDMGGLPLNLVMDGGDESLEEIIANTEEGLLITRFHYMNPVNPRNAQLTALTRDGVFKIKHGKIVGSVKTMRFTESMLQAFNNIEAISRERQRTSFFFGNYYVPALKIKDFHFTGNAD; this is encoded by the coding sequence ATGTTAAGTAAGGAGCAGCTCTACGCCATCATTGACACCGTCGTCGCTGCCGCCAAGGGATATAATGCTCAGGTTCTGGTGATGAATCAGGCAGAGGGCCTGACCCGCTTCGCCAACTCGGAAATTCACCAGAATGTCCACGAAGATAAGACGGAAGTGACCATCATCATTACCACCGCCAATAAACGCAGTGAAATCAAGACCAGTCTGTTTAGCGAGACCGGCCTCCAAGAAGCGACGGCAGAGGCAATTGCCAACCTGAAATTTTTGCCCGAAGGCGACGAACAACCGCCGCTGGTGGACTCGCCGGCAGAAATCACTGCCGACAGCTTTAATCCCCAATTGGAAGCAGCCTGTGGCATCGAAGAGCGGGCGCAAAAGGTGAAGGAATGCCTGGATACCCTGGACAGTGACTATCTGGCCTATGGCGCCCTCACCTATGCCGAGCATCAGATTGCCGTTGGTAATTCGCTGGGCATCCGTCGCTTCGCCCGAGGCAACAACGCCAACTTCTCAGTGATTGTGGCCGGCCCCAAAGGCTCCGGCTATGGCGAAACCATGGCCAATACGCCTGAGGATTTCGAATACCAGCGTGCCTTTGCCACCGCCTGTGAGAAGGCGCGTTTAAACCAAAACCCAGAGGAACTGACGCCAGGCGCCTATACGGTTATTCTCGAACCGGTGGCGGTCGGCGACCTGATGACCTTTATTTCGTACCTGGGTTTCTCAGGCAAGAGCGTGCTCAACCAGTTCAGCTTCCTGACCGGCAAGCTGGGCGAGCAGGTCTTTGACCCCCGGGTGACAATTGTCGATGACTGTGAGAATCCAAACACCCTGCAGCTGCCCTTTGACTTTGAAGGCGCCCCCCGGCAGCAGGTAAAGCTGATTGAGCAAGGTGTGGCCAAGGCCCTGACCTACGACATGGCCAGTGCCCGGCTCGCTGGAACGGAAACAACCGGTCACTCAGTAAACATGCCAGATATGGGGGGCCTGCCCCTAAACCTGGTGATGGACGGCGGCGACGAAAGCCTGGAGGAGATTATCGCCAACACCGAAGAGGGCTTGCTAATCACCCGCTTTCACTATATGAACCCAGTGAACCCCCGCAACGCCCAGCTCACGGCTCTGACCCGGGACGGCGTGTTTAAAATCAAGCATGGTAAGATTGTCGGTTCGGTAAAGACAATGCGCTTCACCGAGAGCATGCTCCAGGCCTTCAACAATATTGAAGCCATCTCCCGGGAACGCCAGCGCACCAGCTTCTTCTTCGGCAATTACTATGTGCCGGCCCTGAAAATTAAAGACTTCCACTTCACCGGCAACGCCGACTAA
- a CDS encoding TldD/PmbA family protein — translation MKEQLQDILSLLTDQGADYADIRVHDIQEENIATENNKVQSLSTAHTYGYGIRVFVDGALGFAGSQEFENMEATAKRALAIARASRGAQKQPARLAPRQAVVDDYQTPVKIDPFTVSKEQKLALLFAAEAEMRKAVPDLFKTFGSLLFRREEKIFADTEGAYITQTLFMSGGGIEATAANQQDVQKRSFPNSFRGDYGTAGYEYVEELGLVENAARVAREAKALLEAEECPSGHFDLVIDSDQLTLQIHESIGHPIELDRVFGHEAGLAGTSFLNPDKLGFRYGSEHVNVVADATVPQGLGTFGYDDEGVKAQRTPIITKGIFANFISSRDTASVLNQPSNGTARADGWGRIPIVRMTNINLLPGDKEVDELIAGVEYGFYLATNKSWSIDDKRLNFQFACEIAYEIKDGKLTGKIFKNPIYTGITPEFWNACDGVASEKHWQLHGTPNCGKGEPMQVARVGHGSAPARFRNIKVGVADVK, via the coding sequence ATGAAAGAACAGTTGCAAGACATCCTTAGCTTGCTTACAGACCAGGGGGCCGATTATGCCGACATCCGGGTCCACGACATCCAAGAGGAGAACATCGCCACCGAAAACAACAAGGTGCAGTCGCTCTCCACCGCCCATACTTACGGTTACGGAATCCGGGTGTTTGTGGACGGCGCCCTGGGATTCGCCGGTTCCCAGGAGTTTGAGAACATGGAAGCCACGGCCAAACGGGCGCTGGCGATAGCCCGGGCAAGCCGTGGTGCCCAAAAGCAACCGGCACGCCTGGCGCCCCGGCAAGCAGTGGTTGACGATTATCAGACACCGGTTAAAATTGACCCTTTCACTGTTTCCAAGGAACAGAAACTGGCCCTGCTCTTTGCAGCGGAAGCTGAGATGCGCAAGGCCGTGCCCGACCTTTTCAAGACCTTTGGCTCCCTGCTCTTCCGCCGGGAGGAAAAAATCTTCGCTGACACAGAAGGCGCTTATATCACACAGACTCTGTTCATGTCTGGCGGTGGCATCGAAGCAACTGCCGCTAACCAGCAGGATGTTCAAAAACGCAGCTTCCCCAACTCCTTTAGGGGAGACTATGGCACAGCCGGTTATGAGTATGTTGAAGAACTGGGGCTGGTGGAAAACGCCGCCCGGGTCGCCCGGGAGGCCAAAGCTCTGCTGGAAGCAGAGGAGTGTCCCTCGGGGCACTTCGACCTGGTGATTGACAGCGACCAGCTGACGCTGCAAATCCATGAAAGCATCGGCCATCCGATTGAGCTGGACCGGGTGTTTGGTCACGAGGCAGGGCTGGCGGGCACCAGTTTCCTCAATCCGGATAAACTGGGCTTCCGCTACGGCTCAGAACATGTGAATGTAGTCGCCGACGCCACTGTGCCCCAGGGCTTGGGAACCTTTGGCTACGACGACGAAGGCGTCAAGGCCCAGCGCACTCCGATCATCACCAAGGGGATTTTTGCAAACTTCATCTCCTCCCGGGACACCGCATCCGTTCTCAATCAGCCCTCCAACGGAACCGCCCGGGCTGACGGGTGGGGGAGGATTCCGATTGTGCGCATGACCAATATCAACCTCTTGCCCGGCGATAAGGAAGTGGATGAGTTGATTGCCGGGGTTGAATATGGATTTTACCTGGCAACTAACAAGAGCTGGAGCATTGACGACAAGCGCCTCAACTTCCAATTCGCCTGCGAGATCGCCTATGAGATCAAGGATGGCAAACTGACCGGGAAAATCTTTAAAAACCCAATCTATACCGGCATTACTCCCGAGTTTTGGAACGCCTGTGACGGTGTTGCCTCGGAAAAACACTGGCAGCTCCATGGAACGCCCAATTGCGGCAAAGGCGAGCCGATGCAAGTTGCCCGCGTGGGACATGGCTCCGCTCCCGCCCGCTTTAGAAATATAAAGGTAGGTGTAGCCGATGTTAAGTAA